One Rhinoderma darwinii isolate aRhiDar2 chromosome 6, aRhiDar2.hap1, whole genome shotgun sequence DNA window includes the following coding sequences:
- the MDH1B gene encoding putative malate dehydrogenase 1B isoform X3, translating to MAKFVLAGRADCPYYAKAELLADYLQKNLPYFRVHKITQSPDNWEEWLADLCIKYEWKHNRSPIIWRELLDRGSKGLLLGGFNDFMEHAQEYYNVTSAMLSDLMKEIAAENMQAHVDLEEEDDNIRQQFNPLHIWITGASMPACYSLIPMLASGDVFGENKDIWLHLLDHSHSQHTLQGLKMEAEDLAYPSLRKVTLYTMTDDAFLQADFVIVLNDALAKEDDCSEAHIIMIKEQCAQYGTSIDKNARKDVKVIVSGSTYANLIALVIIKNAPSINPHNIVALPTQLEFEAKAQIATKLSINSSVIKDVIVWGNISGINHLDLHVAKIYKYESSIWGPSSFSRPLLSMIHDRIWLKNDFVTEWKNRKDHRFGLSAAHSIANALSYWQKDSDTGEIVSLGVLNEGENRDIRLF from the exons ATGGCAAAGTTCGTCCTCGCCG GAAGGGCAGACTGTCCTTACTATGCCAAAGCAGAACTTCTAGCGGATTATCTTCAGAAAAACCTGCCATACTTCAGGGTACACAAAATTACACAAAGTCCTGATAACTGGGAG GAGTGGCTGGCAGACTTATGCATAAAATATGAATGGAAGCACAACCGCTCTCCTATAATATGGAGGGAGCTGTTAGATCGTGGAAGCAAGGGACTACTGCTTGGAGGGTTTAATGATTTCATGGAACATGCCCAG GAGTACTACAATGTAACATCGGCCATGTTGAGCGATCTAATGAAGGAAATTGCGGCAGAGAATATGCAAGCCCACGTTGATTTAGAAGAGGAGGACGATAACATTAGGCAACAGTTCAATCCACTGCATATTTGGATTACTGG TGCCTCAATGCCAGCCTGCTATAGTCTTATTCCTATGTTGGCCAGTGGTGACGTTTTTGGCGAGAATAAAGATATCTGGTTACATTTATTGGACCACAGCCACTCCCAGCACACGTTACAAGGACTGAAAATGGAGGCTGAAGACTTAGCATATCCAAGTCTACGAAAAGTGACTCTATACACAATGACTGATGATGCATTTCTTCAAGCAGACTTTGTAATTGTCCTTAATGATGCCCTTGCCAAAGAGGATGACTGTTCAGAAGCTCATATTATCATGATCAAGGAACAGTGTGCTCAGTATGGAACAAGCATTGATAAGAATGCAAGGAAAGACGTAAAAGTGATTGTTTCAGGGAGTACTTATGCAAACCTCATAGCTCTGGTAATAATAAAAAATGCACCCTCTATCAACCCTCATAATATAGTGGCTTTGCCAACACAGCTGGAATTTGAGGCGAAAGCTCAGATAGCAACGAAGCTGAGTATAAATTCCTCAG TCATCAAAGATGTGATCGTTTGGGGCAACATTAGTGGCATTAACCACCTTGATCTTCATGTggcaaaaatatacaaatatgaaAGCTCAATTTGGGGTCCATCAAGTTTTTCTAGACCACTACTTTCCATGATACATGACAG AATATGGTTAAAGAATGACTTTGTCACAGAGTGGAAAAACCGAAAGGATCATCGCTTTGGTCTTTCAGCTGCTCACTCCATTGCCAATGCCTTGTCGTATTGGCAAAAAGATTCAGACACTGGAGAAATTGTTTCACTTGGTGTCCTCAATGAAGGTGAAAATAGAGACATACG GCTTTTTTAA